The following is a genomic window from Spirosoma foliorum.
ACGTTAATAGTCATTGTATAATGATTAATGGACAATGTATAATGACCTTCGGGAAAACTCATTATTCATTTTACATTATTCATTAAAATATAGTCCAGACTGCCCTTAGATGATGCCGACGGGTGGTGCTGCGTATTTTTTTACAACATTCATTTTTCAATACGAAAATGGCACAAATCGAATATAAAGATCTATTAGACGCTGGGGTGCATTTTGGCCACCTTACGCGCAAATGGGATCCCCGGATGGCTCCATACATCTTCATGGAGAAGAACGGTATCCATATTATTGACCTTAATAAAACAGTAGCTGCGCTCGACGAAGCTTGTAATGCGATCAAAGGCATTGTACGTTCGGGCCGGAAAGTAATGTTTGTAGCGACGAAGAAGCAGGCTCAGGAAATCGTTTCGGAAGAAGCACGTCGCCTGAAAATGCCTTACGTGACCGATCGCTGGCAGGGCGGTATGTTAACGAACTTCGCTACAATTCGTAAGTCGCTGAAGAAAATGCAAACGCTGGATAAAATGCTGAAAGACGAGGAGACCGTCAAGAGCATCGCTAAGCGTGAGCGTTTGACCCGTAGCCGCGATAAAGAGAAACTGGAACGCGTATTGGGCGGTATTGCCGACCTGACTCGTTTGCCAGCTGCTCTGTTCGTAGTTGACGTAAAGCGTGAACACATTGCTGTTGCTGAAGCACACCGTTTGGGTATCCCAGTATTTGCTATGTGCGATACAAACTCGAACCCAGAAGAAGTTGACTTCGCTATCCCGGCCAATGATGATGCTTATAAATCAATTGCGCTGATTACGCTTGCCATTGGTAAGGCCATTGAAGAAGGTCTGATGGAGCGTAAACAAGACAAAGACGACCAACGCGTTCAGGAAGAAGAAGAAGCGAAACGGAACGAAGACCTGGCCCAGGCTCGTGCTGAAGGAGCTACTCAACCTGAAGCTGAGGCTACCCCAGCCGCTGTTGCTGAAGGCGAGCAGGAAGCATAAATGAGTTATAGAGTTACACAGTTATGAAGTTGTAAAGTTTAGATTAACTACTACCTCATAACTCTATAACTGTATAACTTTACAACTCAGGAATAGCCCGTAGCCAGCCGCTATGGGCTATTCCATTTCAGACTATAATTCTACTATTCCCAATTTTTTTTGGCGTTTAAATAAATAAACACCCTTTTATTATGGCAATCACTGCTGCTGACGTAAATAAACTTCGGCAAGAGACCGGAGCCGGTATGATGGACTGCAAAAAAGCCCTTACCGAAGCTGATGGCGATTTTGAAAAAGCAAAAGAAATCCTGCGTAAGCAGGGGCAGAAAATAGCCGATAAACGGGCTGACAACGCAACTGCCGAAGGTATTGTGTTAGCCCATGTTAGCCCAGATGGCGCAACAGGTAGAGTAATTGCATTGGCTTGTGAAACAGAACCGGTATCGAAAGTTGCCGATTTCCAAAATCTAGCTATGGCCGTTATGAGCACTGCTGTTGCTACAGATGCTGCAGACAAAGCAGCTCTATTAGCTACTCCTCAGGCAGACGGTCGCCCACTACAAGATCACATTACCGATTTGATGGGTAAAATTGGTGAGAAAATCGATGTAGCCTCTTACGAAATCGTTTCGGCCGATAAAGTTGTTTCGTATATCCACTCGAATGGTAAGCTTGGCGTTTTAGTTGGCCTTGTTAATACCAATGGTACTGATGTGACTGAAGTTGGTAAGGACATCGCCATGCAAATTGCAGCCATGAAACCTGTTGCTTTAGATAAAGATGGCGTTGATGCTACTATTGTAGAACGCGAAATCGAAATCGGTAAAGAACAGGCTCGTCAGGAAGGTAAGCCAGAAGCAATGCTCGAACGTATTGCAATGGGTAAACTGAACAAGTTCTACAAAGACAACACCCTGCTCAATCAGGAATTTGTGAAAGATAGTTCATTGACTATTTCTCAACTGTTAGAGAAAACCAGCAAGGGACTAACCGTATCTGCTTTCAAACGCGTAGCTATCGGCTAATCTTTCCGTACAAAACAAATGAAAATACCCAGCTATGCGGCTGGGTATTTTCATTTGTAGCTTATTTCTATTTCTAACGGGCATCTCATTAGTCTGGCATTATTAACGCCAACCAACCCCCAGAGCTTAGAACTTAAACAATCTCCTTAAGATTGTTGGTATGAGTCATCAAAACATCTATCGCAAAACAATCCAGCATTTAGTGATTTCTGAGGGAAGCTTCTTAGGTTAAAAAAGCTTTAAAAATGGAACTCAAGCGATTAAATAGTTAGCCATATTAACGATAAATAGAAATATATAACGTTTACTTTCCAAATGGTTCGTAAATGATAATCAGTAGTAAACAATAAAAAATAGGCTTAATTACTATATAAGTGTATCCATTTGGCCGAGCTTTTGCTCTAATGAATTTGTAACCATATTTTTTGCTAATATTGGCCTCATGGGTCAGTTACTTTTATTAAAAACTTAGTCTTAATAGCCACCGCGCCGTACAAAATGGAAAATTATTCGGACGAGGAGCTGGTTCGACAATATGTCGAGACACAGCGGAACGTCTATTTTGAGCGACTATACGAACGTTACTGTGACAAAGTATACAGGAAGTGTTTGTCATTTACTAAAGATCCTGTACGGGCTGAAGATTTAACGCATGACATTTTCTTGAAACTAGTCGTTAAGCTCAGTGGCTTTCGGGAACAAGCTAAATTTTCAACCTGGCTGTATTCAATCACCTATAATTATTGCACTGACCAACTTCGATCGCACAATCTGCGCCGGGAAGTCTACATGGATGATGGCTGGGAGCGATTGGATGCAGGAACAGATGATGGATTAGCTGAACTAGCCGAAATGGAAGCACGACAGCTTGAGCGTGCGCTCCATCAACTACCACCCGACGAACAGGCTATGCTCCTGATGAAATATCAGGACGATATCAGTATTCGAGACATTGCCAATATAAATGGTATAACGGAGAGTGCCGTTAAGATGCGCCTTAAACGGTCCAGAGATAAACTTCGCAAACACTACCTGGAAGGGGCTGTATTCTGGCTATTAGTTGCCATTAAAATGGCTTTATCAATTCGTTGGCCTTTTCGTTAACCAAACATTATGGAAAACCACAACCCATTTAAAGAACTCGAGTCCGATGCTATCTGTCCACCGAATCTAAAAACAGAACTCGTTTCGGAAATCGACTTAATTCGAAATGCTATAACGATTGTTGATCTGTACATCGGCGACTTATTCGATTTGGCATCTGCTTTAATGAATCCACCTTACGTAACCTCTGAAGACCCCAACCTTCCCTTATGAAACAAATTCCTAAACTGGCAGAAGTAGTACAGAATACATTTCAGAATTTAATTAATCAATTCGTCGAATTTGTACCGCGCATATTTGGGTCAATGCTTATCCTGCTTATTGGTATTGGCGTTGCCCGACTAACAGCTTATATTATTCAACGGGTTCTGGGCCGGGTAGGTTTCGATAAAATCGGTAATCGGCTCAATGAAATCAGTATTATAAAACAGCTCAAAACCGAAATCAAGTTAAGCGAAATTATCGCTAAAGTTCTCTACTACTACATTCTTTTGATGTTTATAACAGCCGCCACCGAAACTCTGGGGGTAGCTGCTATTACCGAGATGGTATCGTCGTTGGTGAATTTTATTCCCAAGCTAGTTGTAGCCGCCATTATGTTGCAAGTTGGCGTTTTGCTGGCAGATACATTACGAGGAGCTGTAGTCAGTGTCTGCCAGTCGTTTAATATAGCTTCAGGCAGGCTACTAAGTATGATTGTCTTTGTATTCTTTCTGACAATTACAATCATTAGTGCATTGGGGCAGGCAGGTATCAACACAGAACTTCTTGAATCAAGCTTTAATCTTATTATTGGTGGGGTCATCTTCGCATTTGCCATTGGTTATGGAATTGCCTCACGCGATTTGATGGCAAATATTCTATCCTCTTTTTACACAAAAAACAAGTATAAAGAAGGGCAGATTATCCAGATCGAGGATGCAAAAGGCGAGATCATAAAAATGGATAACCTTTCGCTTACACTCCGCACTGGCGATACAACGACTGTAGTTCCACTCCAGACACTGCAAATGAAAAAAGTAGAAGTGTTTGATACGCCTACAGCAGTATAAGTAGCTGTTACCAAAATCCATCTATGACGTCTGATGGTGGATAACAAAATACGCTATGAAAACAAGTGCGCTAACTGTACTTATAAGCTGGGCTTGCCTGAGTCATACATTGGCCCAGGATGCTCCCAAAACGGTACCATCAGACTCTGTTCGAGTCACAACGAACTTCAAGGATATTGTGGCGGTTAAGCCCGATACATCCTATTGGCAGCGATCCTTTAGTGGAGGGGTCAACTTTAACCAGGCGTCCTTTAGTAACTGGTCTGGAGGGGGCGTTAATTCGATTGCGATTGGTGGTGTTATAGCAGCACGTGCCCTTTATGAAAAAGGAAAAACATCCTGGGATAATACCGCAGATATGCAATTGGGCTATGTTACGCAATTAGGTAATACCCGAAAAGCGGCCGACCAAATTATGATTATTTCGGTAGTGGGCCACAAAATTGCGCCTAAATGGGATCTGTTTGTTTCTGGAACGTTCAATACGTTCTTTGCACCCGGTTATCGCTATGATCAACTTCCTGCCGACCAAACTCGTCTAAAAGTATCTAATTTTTTCGCCCCTGCTCAAATCACGATTGCTGCCGGTTTAGCGTATAAACCCAACGATTGGTTCGCACTCCGAATGAGTCCTATAGCTCCACGCTTTACCTTCTTAGCCGACCAAAGTGTACGAGTACGGCAATTGGCAGATGGTACCTACATTCCTGATGCTACCCAAACCGCTTATGGAGTAGCTCCCGGCAAGAGTAGCCGGACAGAATGGCTGGCCTTTCAGCTTCAGGCTGCGCTGAATAAGAATATAAGCCAAAACGTATCGTTAAATGCACGTTACCAGCTTTTCACACAGTATGCTAGTTTAGATAATATTAATCACCGGCTCGATCTGATTATGACGGCCAAAGCAAGCCGTTATCTGAGTACAACCTTCGGTCTGATTTTACTCTATAATAAAGACTT
Proteins encoded in this region:
- a CDS encoding RNA polymerase sigma factor; translation: MENYSDEELVRQYVETQRNVYFERLYERYCDKVYRKCLSFTKDPVRAEDLTHDIFLKLVVKLSGFREQAKFSTWLYSITYNYCTDQLRSHNLRREVYMDDGWERLDAGTDDGLAELAEMEARQLERALHQLPPDEQAMLLMKYQDDISIRDIANINGITESAVKMRLKRSRDKLRKHYLEGAVFWLLVAIKMALSIRWPFR
- a CDS encoding mechanosensitive ion channel family protein, producing MKQIPKLAEVVQNTFQNLINQFVEFVPRIFGSMLILLIGIGVARLTAYIIQRVLGRVGFDKIGNRLNEISIIKQLKTEIKLSEIIAKVLYYYILLMFITAATETLGVAAITEMVSSLVNFIPKLVVAAIMLQVGVLLADTLRGAVVSVCQSFNIASGRLLSMIVFVFFLTITIISALGQAGINTELLESSFNLIIGGVIFAFAIGYGIASRDLMANILSSFYTKNKYKEGQIIQIEDAKGEIIKMDNLSLTLRTGDTTTVVPLQTLQMKKVEVFDTPTAV
- the rpsB gene encoding 30S ribosomal protein S2 — its product is MAQIEYKDLLDAGVHFGHLTRKWDPRMAPYIFMEKNGIHIIDLNKTVAALDEACNAIKGIVRSGRKVMFVATKKQAQEIVSEEARRLKMPYVTDRWQGGMLTNFATIRKSLKKMQTLDKMLKDEETVKSIAKRERLTRSRDKEKLERVLGGIADLTRLPAALFVVDVKREHIAVAEAHRLGIPVFAMCDTNSNPEEVDFAIPANDDAYKSIALITLAIGKAIEEGLMERKQDKDDQRVQEEEEAKRNEDLAQARAEGATQPEAEATPAAVAEGEQEA
- the tsf gene encoding translation elongation factor Ts, translating into MAITAADVNKLRQETGAGMMDCKKALTEADGDFEKAKEILRKQGQKIADKRADNATAEGIVLAHVSPDGATGRVIALACETEPVSKVADFQNLAMAVMSTAVATDAADKAALLATPQADGRPLQDHITDLMGKIGEKIDVASYEIVSADKVVSYIHSNGKLGVLVGLVNTNGTDVTEVGKDIAMQIAAMKPVALDKDGVDATIVEREIEIGKEQARQEGKPEAMLERIAMGKLNKFYKDNTLLNQEFVKDSSLTISQLLEKTSKGLTVSAFKRVAIG
- a CDS encoding DUF3078 domain-containing protein; this translates as MKTSALTVLISWACLSHTLAQDAPKTVPSDSVRVTTNFKDIVAVKPDTSYWQRSFSGGVNFNQASFSNWSGGGVNSIAIGGVIAARALYEKGKTSWDNTADMQLGYVTQLGNTRKAADQIMIISVVGHKIAPKWDLFVSGTFNTFFAPGYRYDQLPADQTRLKVSNFFAPAQITIAAGLAYKPNDWFALRMSPIAPRFTFLADQSVRVRQLADGTYIPDATQTAYGVAPGKSSRTEWLAFQLQAALNKNISQNVSLNARYQLFTQYASLDNINHRLDLIMTAKASRYLSTTFGLILLYNKDFSSSLQVQQTLAIGLSYNISSFRTKKDPVKATDPLPGRF